Part of the Pseudoliparis swirei isolate HS2019 ecotype Mariana Trench chromosome 3, NWPU_hadal_v1, whole genome shotgun sequence genome, AGAGAGAACAGATATCAGAAGACtcaaacaaaaataattaaaccttCATGTGAAACTTCATGGGTAATGTCAGCTGAcgtaataaaaaacaaagaaaatctaATTTTATGAAATCATCCCAGTAATattatgttgtgtttgtgtctggttGTCCGCATTTGCGTACCAAAAAAAGCAGCATTCATAACATAAACGTGCAAAGTCCACAGCACCAcaactcacacgcacacacacacgcacactagaAAACTAATCCTCTCTGCTTTGTacagaaaaaataaagtcaAAAATCAAGCAGAAAAGATCACTCAAAAGAAATGACCGAATACAGGCAGAATtagagacaaaataaaaaataaaaccactTATTAAATATATCTATTATTTTCCCAATGAAACTTGTGATCACTTACGGCACACTTCTAAAATTCAAGgagctttatttttttctcaaaacaCCTCATCAACTGTCATTcctaaaaaactaaacacaataTTACATACAGAGGGCAAGCCCGACATTCTCCACTAATTTAACCAAATGTGTTTCTCTCCACAACAGTAAGGAAGATTGAATGAATTAGCTTGTTTTCTCAAACCAGCAATAGCaaaagataaataataatagtaataaaaataattataattgtaATAATGATAATAGCAAACATAATCATTCAGGTTAATGACATCAACACCAATAACAGGAAAGAGACTGATGTGATGCTCCCAAACAGAGTGGGATTCAAAGCAGGCAAACAAAACCCAGTGCACCACAGTGGAACGCCACCATCCATTGTTTTATTCGTGACACGGCATGAAAACGGCTCCACGAGTCAAGactcttacttacttactgagGCCTTTGTATTCCTTGCAGAACATTGGCCACCACGACTCATTGGAGACTCACTGAAGAGAAAATATTCATTCTCAAGGAACTGGTCCTGAGTCCTTACTAATGACACCCACAGCTGTTACTGACTTGAGGGCTTTCATTGTTGAGTGCAGCTAAATGTGAAATATGAATCGGTGAACGAAAAGGTAAACGACAGATAAAAATGGCGGCGGCAGAGaataagagagaaagaaaagacaaagttCTCGGGAAGCCACATACAGTAGCTGTTGACAGATTCCTCGGGGTTCTGCACTGAGAGCAGTGTGTTTGCGTTACCTGTCTGTACTTTGCTTTCTGACTGCTTCAGTTTGTTGAAATTTAGAcacaagtgttttattttttcttgccAAAGAAGCTGAACCTCCTCTCGCGGTCCTTCTCTTTCCCGTCTTTGTTGCGCATGGTAACGCCTCCGGCTTCGCCTGCGTTGGGGGAGATGGGCGGCATCGTCATGGCACGGCTGAGGGCCCGTGGGCCGACAGGCGAGTCTGCTGATCCTGCTGGAATGGCGCCGATGATGGAACGGATCCAGGAGCTCATCTCAGCCTTTAAACAACAAAGCAAACATGTGTGAAACGTTACGATCATCGAGCGGAGTCACAGCGCACACACATCGTTTCTATTCAAAGCTTATTTTAGGATAGTAATTCTGTTTTATTCATCTTACCTCATCCTTTGCCTGAAACAGGTACTCCTTTCCATCCCCGAGCCTGCAGACAGTGTTGATGATGTAAAACATTAGTCAAATATATGCTATAAAGTCTACATCTCACTATTTCACCATCTTAGTATTTCATCGCCTCtcattttattcataaaaatcTAACGGGGTGAAAAACATAACCCATCAAGAATCCTTGTTCCTAGTTTAATTGCCTCCATTCTCACCTGAGCTTGAATACAAATTTCCTCTTCTTATAGTCGTTTGCTACCTCACACACAGCCTCTCCCAGGCTGATGGGCACCTCTCCGTGGTACGGGATGCCACTGCTAGCGCTCTTGCCATCTTTATAGAAACCAAGACTTCCTTTTCTGAGGACACAGTACACGTTCTGCCAggacctacagggacagagacaGATGGGCCCGATTAAGACAGAAATGAAGTTTTTCAATCTTAATCGTCTTGGCTCTACAATGACTATTTAAATGCACTTggccgatgacatcactcacctGCTAGGCGCCTTTTTGCTGTGGGTCTCCATCTCCTGTTTTCGATTGAGCATCCCCTCCATGGCATCTGGCTCTGCTCCAGCCCGGCCCGGTAACGTGGCAGAAGGCTCCAGGCGAGAGGATGCCAGCCCGCTGTCCCGGCCTGGTCCGTTCACAGACTCGGTCTCAGAGCTCTGTGGTGGAAACCAGAAGATTAATGGTTGTGAAGAGGTAGAAAAACATCGGACTGGATGGAAGCAGTGAGCAGCGAAGCAGCCATTCACAGCCGTACGTTAAGTCATGATGACGCTTGTTTTTGTCGGCACTGTATGATTACCTGAAATAATAGTGTAGCGTGGGTCCACATAAACACAGTGCACTGTCATACAATCAAAATAACCAGGCATGGATGCATGCTACACTGAACAtggaaagtaaaaaataaaatacaaactgcACTGAGGCAACCTGATATACTTTTTGATTGAAACAGAGGCAGGTACCAATTTGAAATGTAAACATTACTATTCCTAAGATAATCTTTGCCTCTTCAGTTAATTCTCTTATATCAATAATCATTGCAACGCAGAAATAAACACACAATTACAGTTTAACGCTGTAAAGCCATTCACATCTGTTGGATTAAGTATTCTAGATTGTATTTACTTTctgaatatgaaatataaaatccAAACACTGTAGGATGCCTTTTTAAAGTACTGAATTGTGACAGTAAAAGAAAATATGatcagctgtggagacattctTGTGTCTTTTTTCTACAAAGAGTTAAATGACGTTCACAGTCATCACAGGAAGCGTACACACATGGGACATCACTGGAACACGGGACATATAAACCAGCTTTGGACCGCGACAAGTATCACATTAGCACATTCACAGTAACTCTTGTCCTGGTCAATATGAGCACATATACAACAGCAGACCGATACATGAGAACAATCTGTTCATGAGTCTGCATCATGCCTTTAAACAGCAATGGGACTCATTAATGAAACATGGATCAATAAAGCAATGGTTTGCATCTGTGAGCGATGGCTTCTcaacagaagaaaaagaggcaCTGCAGTTGACCAGGAGCCGAGCGGGGCGAGGGGAAGCTACAACGCTGACCACGGCTTGGTACTCACACGCTCCGGCTCCTTCGGCTTACACACACCCTTAGGCTCTGATTTCTTTCCCACTGACAACGATAGCGATAATGAGCGCTGATGAAAACGCAATAAGAAATTGTTAAGAAGTCTCGTGTGTGGCAGAAAGTTGAAAGTTAGAAAACCCTTCTAGGAATTGGTTCAGACGCACCAGCATTATGAATGGCTTCTCATAAGAGCCGTCAAAACCTGCATCAATAAACCATCGCATTGATGAAGTTCCGTTGGTACAGAAACGTCTCCCTTTCTTTGACTGGGTCTTGGACATACGTTTACTTCTGCCTTCCACAAGGTTCTTACTTTCCATCTGCAGGTGAGGATTTTCACTCGGATAGTGTAACCAGCATGGTTGTTGACTGGGTCCTTCCCTGATCCCAACCCCCTCCTCACGGGTGCACTGTCCAATTGACTTCCACACTACCAATGAGTCTGTAGTGTGGAAGTCATCAACAAATGTTGCTGCTTACCCGGATTATAAAATATTGCTCCATATATATTTTTGCTGGGAATTTTGCTCTCTCAGGTATTTTCTTGTAAAAACATAGATGTTTCTTTCAATTAGATAATAGCAAACTCACAATATAAAAAGGGAATATGTGTCAAAAGAACACTGGTGATTAGAGTAgaacagacagagacagggacACACTTAAATACAGTGATGCATGTAAGTGTAATATACTCAAAATATACATTGGACAACAAAATTATGCTATGTTTTTGTCAGTAATGTATCCTTAGATGTGGACGTGTTATGCGAATATTAATGCGAATAACTcgtatttatttttcagataTCTTTCTCTACATTTTTTTACAGAGATTGATTGAATGAGTGAATTTCTTACAAATCCATGTCATAATATAGGAGATGAGGCATGAGACATGGAAAAGACATTCCAGAGCCCTATGGCACAACATTTGATTGGAAACCTGAAATTCGTCTTTAAAATGGCAGTTGAACCAGAGTAGAAACAATGTAATGTTCAAAGGATTTGGATCTACAAAACACTCACCTGCGATGTGTCATTGTCGCTGTGAACTCCATTCACCGACACAGACTGATTGAGGGTAGTCTGGTCCAGACTGGTTCTGCAGAGCGAGCGGAAAGCATGTTAAGAAAATATCATAAAAACAATGTCAAACTATACTATATATCAACACCCCTCTGCTGGACCAGAAGTCCTCTTTGGTTCACCTGGCTGCAGAGTCATGGACATGACTTTCTGTTTCAGATTGTGCCACTTCTACTGGGGGTGGTGTAGGGGGTCGCCttgctctctcttcttcctctcgccTCTTCTGGATCTCATGCTCCTCAAGCTGAAACGCATAAAGTTAAGAGTGATAACTAGGAGTGGTGGACATCTTCTTCATGTATATACCAGGCCATTCCCAACTAAATCAAAACACGGCATATGATGGAAGTCATTTTGCTACTTACAGTAGTCAGTTTCTCCAGCAGCACAAAGCGGTCCTCCCAGGCCACAGCAAGTTTCTCAAAGGCCTCATGGCGCTTAATTAGGCTCTCTACCTCATCCACATTTGAGCCCAGCTCTGCAGCGCGCACCAGAGGTTCTTGCCCTGCCAACCAAGACTCTGCCACATGGGCATCACGTCCAAACTGCAACACCTCCAGTACTGCGAAGCAGAGATAAGGGGAGCAGAAgacaaagagaaaaacaaagaaagagagTTCACTAATCATGGGACATTAAGAAATACAGCATTAACATCATCGAGAGTGATTAGCAGTGAAGACGGGTTGACATTTGGTCCCTTTCAGACCAGACTAAACATACAGAAGTTAGCCCTGGCTCAACTTTTGCCACTATGCAATCACCACCACTCAAATAGGATTAAGCACACATGCCTTACAGAACACTGTGTAGCATTTTGCCATTAACCTCACAAGTCTTACAAGGAAGAAATTCTGGATGCCATGATAACCTTCAAACTGGACATACCCGTTTGAATTGTATCTACTACCTTTACCCCAGAGCAACCACAACAAAGTATCACCCGCATTTCATTTGCCATGGCACTATAAGATTGAAGGTACCCTCATGTAAAATATGCTTAGCAGGCATACCAATTTGTAAATGGTCCATCTTGTCTTGCCACTTGTTGTtgatcttttctctcttttcctggAGTTGAGCCAGTTTCTCCCGGATCTGTGAATCAAAGAACATTTAGTAACTCGAAGACGCATGAAAAGATTGAATTGAAGCAATAATCCACAATCTTCCATTAAATttgcacacatttatatttaatatgcaaCAACATGACTGAAGATAACAGTGAAAATGACCCACTGCCCAGTACCTCATCAGCTGCATAGTGATTATTGTTGATGAGAGAATTCCCCATCTCATTACAGGCAGTAAAGCTGTCTGCCCTGGTCTCAATCTCAGACTTGATGTCCAGATGATTGGCAATGACCAGCCCTGCAGAAGACACATCCCTGGGACAACAGAGAAGCGGATGAAGTGAGATTTAAACATACTTTTAACAGTAGTTGTTACCGTAACTGGAAAATTAAGCAGAAAATGTCACCTGGGGCTGTCGTGTGCATCTATCTGCAGATTGACACCGTCCATCCAGAGCATCAGGTCTCGCACCATGTTGAAGAAGCGGAACTTCTCCACAGTGTCCAGCAGGAGGAGCCTGCGGGCCTGACCAGCCTCAAGCAGGCCCTCCCAGGCAGAAGTCACAGTATTTTCACTCCTGTTAATGTCGTCCGCCTTCTCCCCAGCGTAAGCCTTCTGCAGCCGTGCTGCATCATCTTGCACTTGATTCACCTGTGAGgtcaaagaggaagaggggacatTCAGTTTTCTGTTCACGTGGCTCTCTTGGAATCTCCCATGAGGGTTTTCTTATTAACAGACAGCTGACCTGTCCACTGAGGGCCTGGATGTCATTTTCGAAAGTGTTGTGCTGTCTGTGTAGATGCTGAACGGTGTTCAGATCACGGCCAAGGTCAGAAGGCAGCCCTTCCCTCTTCTCCTTAACACGCCCGAGCACCTCCGTGGCATCTTGATGGAAGCGGTGCAACTCATAGGAGGCTGCTaacatttgtgtgcgtgtgtcgatCAGCTCCAGCAGATCAGCCCAAGCCTCGTTCAACCCGTCTTTCCATTCAGCCACACTAGCGTTTTCAGGATGACCCGACTCAATCAGGTCATCTGCAAGGCCATTCACACCATCTACATGCTCTTGGCCAATGGTGCTGGTGTCACGAGCAAACTCACGGAACTTGTCCCGAAGCATCtgtaggaagaaaaaaaatatcagGCCAGAAGTGGGAAACATAATTTGAGCTAAATTTCCCTGAGTTTCGGGGTCTCCAAAGTATGGgacggagaaagaagaagaaaaaaccccgtACTGTGACATGTTCATAGTCCTGTCCTAGTTCATGGGAGCCGGCTACCACCTCCCTCTCAGCAATCCACTGTTCCAGTTCATCCACCTCCCGCTTTAGCTGGGTCAGTCGCAGTCTCTCCTGAAGTCGACCACGACGCTCCTCAGCGAGGTCTTTCAACCCGGCATACAGTTTGTCCACTTGGGCTTGCCGTAGGGTGATTCTCTCGCTGTGTGAAGACAAGAAGAGAGCAACACAGATCAGTTGTTGGGGGTGTACAACGTTTTTTATCAGAAGGTCACAGTTGATCCATTTGTGTGTCGTTACCTCTCCGGGTGTTCACCGTTGACCATGGTGCGGCTGCTGTTGGCAAGTTGGTGAATGGTTTGGGCGTAGTCTTCAAGTGCCTGTTCCAGGGTCTGGTGCTTCTTGACCATCACTAGTGCACTTTGCTCATCCTGGGAGACACATGGGAAATGATTCGGTATTTTCTCAAGACAAAAGATTGTGGAAAAGCGGCACCGAGAGCAATGTTCCGTCTTGTTTTGATCTCGTCTGACCTTGGCTTTTTCCTCTGACATCATGTGTAGCTCTTGTTCTCCCATCCAGGCCTCCGCCTCCGCTGCATCAGCATAGAACTGCTGAGCGCGATTTGCCTCTATAAGACGGGCATGGCGATTGTCTGTCTCGGCCATCAGCTGGTCCCACAGGTCCCGCAGCTCAACGAGTCGCTCCTCCAGGACAGACTGTCTCTCGCCATCTACCTGGCTCTGAGTCTGGCCTCGTCTATGGATGTCATCGATGCGAGGCTGGTGGCCCTGGATCTCCTTCTGCAATGTCTAAAATCAGAAACAGGGAAGTTGGGTTGGCATTTTCTCACATTTGCCTTAGGTGTATACTCATTGACAACGTTTAATAATTCAGAGACGTCAATGATGTCTTTATcttcagattcagattcaactttattgtcattgcacagggTAGAGGCACTGGGGCAACGAAATGTAGTATTACATCTGACCAGAGAGTGCAAAGAAAATGCAGTACAGATATGGTCAACAGtggaaatgtacaaatatatataaacagcatGTGCAAAcattaaaccaaaaaaaacagcaaaccaAAAGCCAAAGGTGCAAGTCactatatttagacatttaagGTGCAGTGTGAttggaggagggtgtggagagaGGTTGGCAATgatggaagagagaggggggggggctatctTACTTTAATTACCCTGCATTACAAcatttcaaacaaagtaattgtATCCACTGTACCTGGTTCTTCTTGCTTAGCAGCTGTACGGTGGGCAGGTCTTTTCCATGGTCTTTGGAGGCCGCCAGGGGCATCCTCTCTTTCACCCAAAGCTGAGAGGAAAGCAGACGGGTGAATAAAACATGAGCATCAGACGAATTTGTGCAATTAATAAGGTGATTCAACTCACAATTTCGTCCTCCAGATCTCTGTTGAATTGATGTGCTTCTTTGGAGGCCAGGAGTCGATGTCTCCTTAGTTTGAGAGGGTCCTGAAGGCTGGAGAAGTTGTCAGTGACACGCCTTTGTTGACCATCTACCTCGACAATTCCAGCGTCTTCCTGGGACAGGGCCACAGCCTGAGACTGAAGGGactccacctccttctctctgacCTCCATCTGGTGCTCCAGCATCTACACAACCACAGCACAAAGATGTTAGACAGTGTCCACTTGACATTTGGCCAGTTCCACTACATACACTCAGCTACAGATACAGCTAAACAAATACAGGATTCATAAAATGCCATCTGTATTGCACAATTAAAATCACAATAGATGTTTTGTATAGAATTAACAATATTACTTGACAGCCAAGATGACATGTATTGAGCTTTACATAAACAGTGTGCTCTACCTGGTGCTTCTGGAGCAGGATGTTGACACTGGTCAAATCTTTGCCATAGTCGTCGCTATGCAGCTGACCCTCAAGGTTTTTCAGCCAGCCAtccagagcagagcagctctGTGTAAAGAGCTCTGCCCGGTTAGCATCGAACAAGCACTGGGCCTTGGTGCGGGTGGTgccctccagctcctcccacTCACGCTGGAGGTCCTCCAGGGTCTGCTGAACCACAGGTTTTAGCTCCGGCTTCTCGGCCACCAGTGCCTGACCCTCCTGTTGgagacaagaagaaaaaaaaaaggacaagttGGAATTCAGGTTAATTTTGCTCTGGTAATATCATTCCTGGCAGATTGTTcccggaaaaataaataaataataaaatgctgATAAATGGATGTCCAACATTTAATTTGATGacgatatatattaaaatggcCACACCGTATCAATTTTGTCCAGCCAGTCTTTGTTGGAGGCCAGCTCGGCCATGAAGGCCTGATGCTTCTGCCACTTGCTGTGGAGATTTCTGGCCTCATCATAAGACATGTCCTGTGCCGTCAGCATCTTCTCATTTATCCACAACGTGAGCTACAGAAAAGACAAAAGCATTATGGATTacgttttatttctttatattattAGGTGTAATGTACATTTGGGGAAcgtaacataaataaataaatacaagtgaTCCACATACAGTACATTCTATAGTTTGTTTCTTATGATTTGAGAAGCCATTTCGACTCACAATTTCAGGTAACGTTCACATTTATCCCAAAAGCttcttaaatatgtattaatttgatttgattttgaaaaTAAGTTTTACctcctgtccatcttggaggaAGCGCTGCAGTTCCCGGTTGTCTTTAAGCTTAGCCAGCAATGCATTTGCAGCCTCTTTATTCTTAACATGCCTGGAGAAAATTAAGCAGAAAGCTAAATGAACATCTTTTCTTAAAATATTACACTATCAATAAATGAAATTATGGCTTGCTCGAACCTTTCCTGGATGGAGTCGACTTTTTCCTGGATCTTATCAGAGTTTGCGTTGCTGTCATTAATGAGGCGCTGTCCGGCCTCCACCACGCCAGTTATCTTCTCCTCACTGGCCTCCGTTGTCGTGAGGAAATCCTCGTGCTTCTTAATGGCCTCCCCTGCTCCTTGAAGACTGGTGGGCATTTCGGTGTGGGACAGCACATACTCCTAGAGAGGAAAGGAATATGATTTAGATCATCTCATGTTTTTTGTAGTCCGTTTGCTTCCTGTAAGTATTCTATCgagattaaaacatttaaatacaatttaaattggGATATACTGAAGAATTAAAACTagaaaaagatacaaatatGATTTAGCTGCAGCTGTCTTTGAATCTATACTCTTAGGTTGATCCAGTCCTTACGTTCAATTTCCTCTTAAATAATTCTGGTGCTACTTAGAACTATGATGGTGGGTCTCCATGGCTTGTTTGATATGCCATTCAGATCTAACTTCTGTCATCCAAGAGTGAAAACGCATAACTGGGCACAGATGTAAACAAACCGCAAACACCACACAGAAATAATACTTACAAATTAAACATGAGGGTGAACATATTTCTGATTATCAGCAGTGT contains:
- the LOC130213000 gene encoding spectrin family protein isoform X2, producing the protein MELDRRDREPCLSPAAFVNQVQYSNILEGRFKQLQDEREAVQKKTFTKWVNSHLGRVTSRIGDLYTDLRDGRMLIRLLEVLSGEQLPKPTKGRMRIHCLENVDKALQFLKEQKVHLENMGSHDIVDGNHRLTLGLIWTIILRFQIQDISVEMGDNKQKKSAKEALLLWCQMKTAGYPNVNIHNFTTSWRDGLAFSAIVHKHRPDVIEFDNLKRSNAHHNLQNAFNVAEKDLGLTKLLDPEDVNVDQPDEKSIITYVATYYHYFSKMKALAVEGKRIGKVLDYALEADQLIEKYETLASELLRWIEQTIGTLNDRQLANSLNAVQNQLQAFNSYRTVEKPPKFTEKGNLEVLLFTIQSKMRANNQKVFMPREGKLISDINKAWERLEKAEHERELALRNELIRQEKLEMLAARFDRKAAMRETWLSENQRLVSQDNFGTDLGAVEAATRKHEAIETDIGAYLERVAAVEAVAKELEAERYHDVRRVIARRDNVLRLWEYLKELLAARRERLNAHRDLQRLFEEMRYIMDWMADMTGRLQSPDSGKHLHDVLDLLQKHTLVEADISAQAERIKAVQGAAQRFTSHEQAYKPCEPGLVGEKVDLLGQAYEELGQLAGKRRVRLEDSLRLWQFLWDVGEEAAWIREQEQILASGDCGRDLTSALHLLSKHEAFSDEMAARYGPLSNSIAAGEALVEEGHFGAPEVTERIEDIRAQWAHLEETTKLRELSLKEAAALHQFQTDANDMEAWIMETLRQVSSQEVGHDEFSTQTLARKQREVEEEIQSHRPGIDSLHEQVEALPQAYIHYPQVDGRLPAIEQSYEELESLSATRRRALEGALALYRMFSEAGACQLWVEEKEQWLDGMEIPTKLEDLEVVQQRFETLEPEMNNLGTRVTDVNQVAEQLLSSDNCNKDQIHQTRDQLHNRWKEFEQMAGQKKIALQSALNIQNYHLECNEIQTWMKEKTKVIESTQSLGNDLAGVMALQRKLTGMERDLEAIQGKLDDLRNEAEQLAIEHPDQAGEIQGHLAGIQDVWKELNATMKRREESLGEASKLQGFLRDLDDFQSWLSRTQTAVASEDIPTSLPEAETLLTQHESIKNEVDNYKEDYEKMRALGEEVTQGQTDAQYMFLAQRLQALDTGWHELRRMWENRHSLLAQAFDFQNFLRDAKQAEAFLNRQEYVLSHTEMPTSLQGAGEAIKKHEDFLTTTEASEEKITGVVEAGQRLINDSNANSDKIQEKVDSIQERHVKNKEAANALLAKLKDNRELQRFLQDGQELTLWINEKMLTAQDMSYDEARNLHSKWQKHQAFMAELASNKDWLDKIDTEGQALVAEKPELKPVVQQTLEDLQREWEELEGTTRTKAQCLFDANRAELFTQSCSALDGWLKNLEGQLHSDDYGKDLTSVNILLQKHQMLEHQMEVREKEVESLQSQAVALSQEDAGIVEVDGQQRRVTDNFSSLQDPLKLRRHRLLASKEAHQFNRDLEDEILWVKERMPLAASKDHGKDLPTVQLLSKKNQTLQKEIQGHQPRIDDIHRRGQTQSQVDGERQSVLEERLVELRDLWDQLMAETDNRHARLIEANRAQQFYADAAEAEAWMGEQELHMMSEEKAKDEQSALVMVKKHQTLEQALEDYAQTIHQLANSSRTMVNGEHPESERITLRQAQVDKLYAGLKDLAEERRGRLQERLRLTQLKREVDELEQWIAEREVVAGSHELGQDYEHVTMLRDKFREFARDTSTIGQEHVDGVNGLADDLIESGHPENASVAEWKDGLNEAWADLLELIDTRTQMLAASYELHRFHQDATEVLGRVKEKREGLPSDLGRDLNTVQHLHRQHNTFENDIQALSGQVNQVQDDAARLQKAYAGEKADDINRSENTVTSAWEGLLEAGQARRLLLLDTVEKFRFFNMVRDLMLWMDGVNLQIDAHDSPRDVSSAGLVIANHLDIKSEIETRADSFTACNEMGNSLINNNHYAADEIREKLAQLQEKREKINNKWQDKMDHLQIVLEVLQFGRDAHVAESWLAGQEPLVRAAELGSNVDEVESLIKRHEAFEKLAVAWEDRFVLLEKLTTLEEHEIQKRREEEERARRPPTPPPVEVAQSETESHVHDSAARTSLDQTTLNQSVSVNGVHSDNDTSQRSLSLSLSVGKKSEPKGVCKPKEPERSSETESVNGPGRDSGLASSRLEPSATLPGRAGAEPDAMEGMLNRKQEMETHSKKAPSRSWQNVYCVLRKGSLGFYKDGKSASSGIPYHGEVPISLGEAVCEVANDYKKRKFVFKLRLGDGKEYLFQAKDEAEMSSWIRSIIGAIPAGSADSPVGPRALSRAMTMPPISPNAGEAGGVTMRNKDGKEKDRERRFSFFGKKK